The Akkermansia sp. N21116 genome includes a region encoding these proteins:
- a CDS encoding NAD(P)-dependent oxidoreductase, with translation MKIAVVSANGKEGKLIVREAMERGLDVTAVVRGENRSDATQVIKKDLFDLTASDLKGFDVVIDAFGAWSPETLPLHGTSLKHLCDIVSGQDARLLIVGGAGSLYVNPKHTLQLMDASDFPDMFKPLASAMGKALEELRTRDDVKWTYISPAADFRADGARTGKYILGGEELPLSSKGESTISYADYAVAMVDEAVNGDHVRQRISVVAE, from the coding sequence ATGAAAATCGCAGTTGTTTCTGCAAATGGCAAAGAGGGCAAACTAATCGTTCGGGAAGCCATGGAAAGAGGGCTTGACGTTACGGCAGTTGTACGTGGGGAAAACCGGTCCGATGCCACACAGGTAATCAAAAAGGATCTTTTCGATTTGACGGCTTCGGATTTGAAGGGCTTTGATGTCGTCATTGACGCGTTTGGCGCATGGTCTCCGGAAACCCTGCCTCTGCACGGTACATCCTTAAAACATTTGTGCGATATCGTAAGTGGGCAGGATGCAAGGCTTTTGATTGTCGGAGGAGCCGGTAGCCTGTATGTGAACCCGAAACATACTCTGCAGCTTATGGATGCCTCGGATTTCCCCGACATGTTCAAGCCTTTGGCCTCCGCAATGGGCAAGGCGCTGGAAGAACTCCGTACCAGGGATGATGTGAAATGGACGTACATCAGTCCGGCTGCCGATTTCCGGGCTGATGGAGCCAGAACCGGCAAATATATTCTGGGAGGAGAAGAGCTGCCCCTGAGCTCCAAAGGAGAGAGTACCATCAGCTACGCGGATTATGCGGTGGCGATGGTGGACGAGGCCGTAAACGGAGATCATGTCCGGCAGAGGATTTCCGTGGTAGCCGAATAA
- a CDS encoding autotransporter outer membrane beta-barrel domain-containing protein, which produces MSQFSTILKFLSLSILAGIPSGQAIDILNVPGSDGTPFFQLYLYNPGEHPEAAPEKDGSDFTLNDREKAAIIDGLSYWASILAPKAKNQAPLNIAIVTEGEYDDNASATSDYLPNGYTMLSSALTGNPPLGDPELDGALALITIDHAQYFNGEWNTSPMPSFPENGEKADLPSTLLHEMMHALGLARDIDANSDNTLFSFTGKSLWNAGLRDIYGHAAQDGMVITEKGSKEDDGTAFVTNGKLSHVGVYFTGNHVEEVLQGALLAWPDDSTEDRVAGLPVNGWEFVWDEEAGKIDYYFPEFSHIELQNSLMSHQGYRNWNILMEAELAVMQDCGLELDRRNFYGNSLYNDGLTYINKNPYYARNAEGTGWKEGQYNPTTYGTGFHIYGSHNTIRQTADLLSSGKWGIGIRMDGSGNTLTIDPNVRVHANGTEGNALLVAYGRNHHIVHRGSLQALGGKGISARFDFGSNEMGDKEEWRGSWMRSKWLNDEESWTQGPLLDSLKGALVDSFDVTGSLAGSKAAIFISNNAYVDQINIMAGASVSGDIISEWDWNNDNLQAVSSDRLITKLTFGKMADALGQAMDQPDASFSMRYDGKISGPTGIAMRVAGGTLSYNGSADILSVVVEHGATLTGNGTYCVDELIENKGTLSPGNSIGTVNIQGNFVQTETGRLLMELNDSGQHDLIAIDGNAQIEGTLELALQRGYYRDSFSVTPLEVTGDFLPDYTLVCDPMSPTLTVTTRQESTTGHHGIVVTTNRAANAYSQYAEVSSSSARETGRALDHIAAASPEKMRSLFGALDFSAQDGSDIRFALPRLSADAYGAAALATLDMQRMLSDTVFSGTKTYINSGQGNYLFIQPYTNGNDQPGSIGYKSYNIGTLVGIRRQTSEKLHYGGHAVFNYLNMRGDTNGKLEGNSFMLGGQLEYAPQPEGFKLALLGRAGIDQMRMKRQIAFNGYDASHSADWTGFSGTIRLQGSYDKDLGSVIARSLASLDYGLATRPSCTENGSEASRLALGSNAYQSLRTRLGGQIITSPITISGQSSWLAKASATWNHEFMNRAGTTDTAFAASNYGFSNKVKFPGRDSIALEAGVALGINQAISLQLNAGSELYIHGDESLYGNISLTWKF; this is translated from the coding sequence ATGTCGCAATTTTCTACTATCTTGAAGTTCCTCTCTTTGTCCATCCTGGCAGGCATTCCGTCAGGGCAAGCCATTGATATTCTCAATGTTCCCGGTTCCGACGGAACTCCGTTTTTCCAACTCTACCTTTACAATCCGGGCGAGCATCCGGAGGCCGCCCCCGAGAAAGACGGTTCGGACTTTACATTAAATGACAGGGAAAAGGCTGCCATCATCGACGGACTTTCCTACTGGGCCTCCATCTTGGCACCCAAGGCAAAGAACCAAGCGCCTCTCAATATTGCCATTGTCACCGAGGGTGAATATGATGATAACGCCTCTGCAACGAGCGATTATCTACCCAATGGATATACCATGCTGAGTTCCGCGTTGACGGGAAATCCTCCTTTAGGGGATCCGGAATTGGACGGAGCCCTGGCTCTAATCACAATTGATCATGCCCAATATTTCAATGGCGAATGGAACACGTCTCCTATGCCCTCTTTCCCGGAAAACGGAGAAAAAGCGGATCTCCCCTCCACCCTGCTCCATGAAATGATGCATGCCTTGGGATTGGCACGCGACATCGATGCTAACAGCGATAATACCTTATTCTCCTTCACAGGGAAATCCTTGTGGAATGCCGGCCTGCGTGACATCTATGGTCATGCAGCGCAAGACGGGATGGTCATCACGGAAAAAGGCAGTAAGGAAGATGATGGAACCGCATTTGTAACAAACGGAAAATTATCTCATGTCGGAGTTTATTTTACCGGAAACCATGTCGAAGAAGTCTTGCAGGGAGCTCTTTTAGCCTGGCCGGATGACTCTACAGAAGACCGGGTCGCCGGACTTCCCGTCAACGGCTGGGAATTTGTATGGGATGAAGAAGCTGGTAAAATCGATTACTATTTCCCTGAGTTCAGCCACATCGAATTGCAGAATTCACTGATGAGCCATCAGGGCTATCGAAACTGGAATATCCTGATGGAAGCGGAACTGGCTGTCATGCAGGATTGCGGGCTGGAACTGGACCGCCGCAATTTTTACGGAAATTCTCTGTACAACGATGGACTGACCTACATCAACAAGAACCCCTACTATGCCCGAAATGCAGAAGGAACCGGATGGAAGGAAGGCCAATACAACCCTACTACCTATGGCACAGGGTTTCACATCTATGGCAGCCACAACACCATCCGGCAGACAGCCGACCTGCTTTCCTCAGGAAAATGGGGCATCGGCATCCGTATGGACGGAAGCGGAAACACCTTGACCATTGACCCAAACGTCAGGGTCCATGCCAATGGCACCGAAGGAAATGCCCTTTTGGTTGCCTACGGAAGAAACCACCATATCGTCCACAGAGGTTCATTACAGGCCTTGGGGGGCAAGGGAATTTCAGCCCGATTCGATTTCGGAAGCAACGAAATGGGAGACAAGGAAGAATGGCGGGGATCATGGATGAGATCCAAATGGCTCAATGACGAGGAGTCATGGACACAAGGCCCCTTGCTGGATTCCCTCAAGGGTGCACTGGTGGATAGTTTTGACGTCACCGGAAGCCTTGCGGGAAGCAAAGCGGCAATTTTCATTTCCAACAACGCCTATGTGGATCAGATCAATATCATGGCCGGAGCCTCCGTATCCGGAGACATCATTTCAGAATGGGATTGGAACAACGACAACCTCCAAGCCGTAAGCTCGGATAGACTCATTACAAAACTGACCTTCGGCAAAATGGCCGATGCCCTGGGACAAGCCATGGATCAGCCAGACGCATCCTTTTCCATGCGTTACGACGGAAAAATTTCCGGTCCTACCGGGATCGCCATGCGCGTGGCAGGAGGAACACTTTCCTACAACGGTAGTGCCGACATCCTGTCGGTCGTCGTAGAACACGGTGCCACCCTGACCGGTAACGGAACATACTGTGTAGATGAGCTCATAGAAAACAAAGGTACACTCTCCCCGGGCAACAGTATCGGTACCGTCAACATCCAGGGAAACTTCGTGCAGACGGAAACAGGCCGTCTCCTGATGGAATTAAATGACTCCGGCCAACATGACCTCATCGCCATCGACGGAAATGCACAAATAGAAGGAACACTGGAGCTGGCACTGCAACGCGGCTACTACCGGGATTCCTTCTCCGTTACACCTCTGGAAGTCACTGGCGACTTCCTGCCCGACTACACCCTGGTCTGTGATCCAATGTCACCGACGCTCACCGTCACCACCCGTCAGGAAAGCACCACCGGACACCACGGAATCGTCGTCACCACAAACCGTGCCGCCAATGCCTACAGCCAATACGCTGAAGTGAGTTCCTCGAGTGCCCGGGAAACGGGGCGAGCCCTGGACCACATCGCGGCAGCGTCTCCAGAAAAAATGCGCTCCCTGTTCGGTGCGCTCGACTTCTCTGCACAGGACGGCAGCGACATCCGCTTTGCACTGCCCCGCTTGTCTGCCGATGCCTACGGTGCCGCGGCACTAGCCACTCTGGATATGCAGCGGATGCTGTCAGACACCGTCTTCTCCGGCACAAAAACCTACATCAACTCCGGACAAGGAAACTACCTGTTCATCCAGCCTTACACAAACGGCAACGACCAGCCGGGAAGCATTGGATACAAATCGTATAACATCGGAACCCTGGTCGGTATCAGGCGGCAAACCAGCGAAAAACTGCATTACGGAGGACATGCCGTCTTCAATTACCTGAACATGCGTGGCGACACCAACGGCAAACTGGAAGGCAACAGCTTCATGCTGGGCGGACAACTCGAATACGCCCCCCAGCCGGAAGGCTTCAAACTGGCCCTGCTCGGCCGGGCCGGAATCGACCAAATGCGAATGAAGCGCCAAATCGCGTTCAACGGCTACGACGCCAGCCACTCTGCGGACTGGACCGGATTCTCCGGAACCATCCGCCTGCAAGGCTCGTACGACAAAGATCTGGGTTCCGTCATCGCCAGATCGCTGGCATCCCTGGACTACGGACTGGCAACGCGCCCATCCTGCACGGAAAACGGTTCGGAAGCCTCGCGCCTTGCCTTGGGTTCCAACGCCTACCAATCCCTCAGAACCCGACTCGGTGGCCAGATCATCACCAGTCCCATAACCATCAGCGGCCAATCCTCCTGGCTGGCAAAAGCCTCAGCCACCTGGAACCATGAATTCATGAACCGTGCCGGCACCACCGATACCGCTTTTGCCGCCAGCAACTACGGCTTTTCAAACAAAGTCAAATTCCCGGGCCGCGACAGCATCGCCCTGGAAGCCGGAGTCGCTCTCGGCATCAATCAAGCCATCTCCCTCCAACTCAACGCTGGCAGCGAACTCTACATACACGGAGACGAAAGCCTCTACGGTAACATCTCACTCACCTGGAAATTCTAA